CAGAGTGAATGGCCGACTCGTTGTGGTACCCGTCCGTCGACGACGTCGTCGCCATCCACGACGACATCGTCGCGGAGTACCCCGATACTCCCGCCGGTGTTCGGAACCACGGCGACATCGAGTTCGCGCTGAACTACATCGAAAAGGGCAGCTTCGGCTCAGCGCCGGAAACCGTCCACGAGAAGGCGTACAATCTTCTGCGGCTCCTCGTCGCCAATCACCCCTTCGTCGATGCGAACAAGCGCACCGCGCTCAACGTGACCGCCGTCTTCTACTTCCTCAACGGGTATCGGTTCGAGTACGACAGCGAAGTGAGGACGATTCTGAAAGCGTTCGGCACCGACGAAGCGGCGGTGGATGAGGAGGACACCACCGAGTATCTGCGATTCCACACCGAAGAGTTGGATCTGGCCGGTGAGATCGACGAATGGCGAGACGAACTCGTCCAGTACGGCTTAGCGGAGTTAACAGGCGATTCCTCGGACCCGAACGATTAACGGCATTCGACGCGTTCGTACAGGCATGGCCACCGAAGAGGGAGCGGAAACGACATCACCGCTCGACGACGTGATGGAGGACATCCGGCGAGAGTTGGTTCGGCGGGTCGCCGCGGACGACCGAGATTCGAATCGGGACGTCTACGACGCCCTCGAAGACGAGTAGCCGGCGCTGCCACGTTTTTATCCTATCTACCCGGTTGTACTCTGTCGATCAGAGCGATACCGGCGCGACGGGATCCTCGCGAGTGAGCGGAGCGAACGAGCGAGGGTCAGTCGCGCCCGTGATTGAGCGAAGCGAAGGAACGGGCGCGACGGGATCCTCGCGAGTGAGCGGAGCGAACGAGCGAGGGTCAGTCGCGCCCGTGATTGAGCGAAGCGAAGGAACGGGCGCGACGGGATTTGAACCCGCGGCATCTTGGTCCGGAACCAAGTGCTCTGTCCGCTGAGCTACGCGCCCTCGGAAACGGCTACCCGCGGCGAGCGTTTAACGCTTCTGACTGCGAGCGTCCGAGACGGGTGACAGCGAGCGAACGCCACCGAAAGATGGCCGAATCGAGGCGAAGCGATCGCCTGCCGTCGCCGGAAACCCACCCTAATTATCTGGTTTAATATTTCTAGCGAGCACCTTTATATGATCAGGCCCGAACGGTCAAGCGAATTAGCGTGACTCTTCGCCCGACAGACTGCTCGACAGATACGCTCCGCGACGTCTCCGAAGACGACGAGTACGGAGCGACAAGAGGGGCGAGTGAGGCCGGTTCCGCCGCCGATCCAGCGAGGGCAGGGGAGTCAAGTGACACGAACGAGACGAGGCGACGCGGGCAGTCGGCGTCGCCGGGCGCCGATCGGTTCGTCGCGGCCGTCGCAGTCGACGGCGAGGTGCTGTTCGCCGGACCCGCCGTGCCCGCGGTCCTCGGCGTCGACCGGGGAGCGCTCGTCGGCGAGGACCTGTTGGCGCGCGTCCACCCGAACGACCGCGGCCCGGTCGCCGACGCCATCTCGGCGGTCGCCACGGAGCGCGTCGTCACCCATCGACTGCGACACGCGAACGGGGGATTCGTCTGGGTCGAATCGGTCGTCGACGAGGAGTTGGCCCCCGAGTTCGGCGGGCGCGTCGTCACGGCGCGGCGCGTCGACCGCGACGCGGCCTTCCCGGAGCGGTTTCAGAAGTTCTTGGAGTACGGGTCGGACCTCGTCACCGTCGTCGACGCGGACGGCCGGGTCCGGTACGAGAGCCCGTCCGTCGAGGAGGTGCTCGGCTACGAGCAGGGGTCGACCGTCGGCCGGTCGCCGCTGGGGTACGTCCACCCCGACGACCGCGAACGCGTGACGGAGCAGTTTTACCGCGCGTTGAGCGACCCCGACGAGAGCCCGACCCTGGAGTACCGCTACCGCACCGCCGACGGCGACTGGGTCTGGCTGGAGTCCCGGACCCGGTCCCTGCCGGCCGACGCCGAGGTAGGTCGCCTGCTCATCAACTCGCGAGACGTGAGCGAGCGAAAGGAGCGCGAACGCCGGCTCACCGACCGCAACGAACAGCTCGACCGCTTCGCGAGCATCGTCTCACACGACCTCCGGAACCCGCTGGCCGTGATCCGCGGGTCGATGGAGATGGCACAGCTGAAAGACGATACCGAGCCCTTAGAGCGCGGCGAGCGGGCGGTCGACCGGATCGACCAGCTGGTCTCGGAGCTGCTGACGCTCGCGCGACAGGGCTCCGGGATCGACGACCCGACCGAGTTCGCGCTCGGCGCCGTCGCCCGCGACGCGTGGGACACCGCCGGGGGCGACGACGCGGACCTCGTCGTCGGCGCGGACGCGACGATCCGCGGCGACCGCGGCCGCCTGCGACAGGCGTTCGAGAACCTGTTCCGGAACGCGGTGGAACACGCCGCGCCCGAGGCGGTCGGTGAGACGGAGGGCGGCCGAGGCGACGAGAACGGCGCCGACTCGCTCACCGTCGTGGTGACCGCGACCGACGGGGGGTTCCTCGTCGCCGACGACGGGCCGGGCGTCGACGCGGACCACCGCGAGTCGGTGTTCGAACCGGGCTTTACCACCTGCGAGGACGGCACGGGGTACGGGCTCGACATCGTTCGGGAGGTCGTCGAGTCCCACGGGTGGACGGTCGACCTCTGCGACGGCGACGCCGCGCCCGCGAGCTCCGAAGGCGTGACCGTGCCCGACGGGGCGTGTTTCGTCTTCTCCGGCCCCGGCCCGGACGCGGACTCGGAGCGGCCGCTGTGGATAGACGGCCGATAGCGACCTCGACGGTCGCGATCTGACGGCGCATCGTGCCCGCGGCCGTCGCGGACGCACCGTCCCGTCGCGTTTATTCCTTCCCCGTGCCAACCCCACTCGTGACACCCGTCGACGCGACCCTCCGGCCGGTCGAGCGCGCCGACCTGCTCGCGGTGGTGCGGATAGAGCGGGCGTGCTTCGGCGACCCGTGGCCGTACGACGCCTTCGAGCGCCTGCTCGAAGAGCCCGCGTTCCTCGTCGCGGAGCGTGAGGGCGCCGTCGTCGGCTACGTCGTCGCCGATGCGACGCCGAACCACGGGCGCGACATCGGCCATATAAAAGACCTCGCGGTTCACCCCGAGGCGCGCGAGCGCGGAATCGGGCGGACCCTGCTCCGGTCGGCGCTCGTCCGACTCCGCACCGTCGGCGTCGCCGTCGTGCGCTTAGAGGTTCGCGAGAGCAACGGCGTCGCGCGCTCGCTGTACGCGGACGAGGGGTTCGAGCCGATCCGCCGCATCTCCAACTACTACCGGGACGGCGAGGACGCGCTGGTGTTGGTGGTCGACCTCGCGGAGTGGGGCGACGAGCAGCGCGGGAACAGCGGGTAGCGCAGGACGGGTAGCGCGAGAGTCCCCGCACGCAGCGCCTCGTTTATACCAAGACTTAGTTTCCCGGACGCCAACCTCGTGGTATGAGTTCGGTTCCCGAGCGGTCCGACATCGACGCGGCGTATAAATGGGATCTCCAGGACATCTACGCGAGCGACGAGGCGTGGGAGACCGCGTTCGAAGCCGTCTCGGAGCGCGTCGAAGAGGTGGCCGACTACGAGGGCCGCGTCACCGACGACGCCGCCACCCTCCTCGAACTGCTGGAACTGCGCGAGGACATCTTCCGTGACCTCCAGCAGGTGATGACGTACGCCCAACTCCGGAGCGCCGAGGACACTCGAAACCAGGAGTATCAGGCGATGTCGGCGCGAGCCTCCGCGCTCGGCTCCGAGGCATCGAGTGCGATCTCCTATCTCGAACCGGAGCTGCAGTCGCTCACCGAGGCCGACGTTGCCTCATTTATCGACGACGAGCCGGAACTCGCCGCGTACGACCACTACCTCGACGACGTGTTGCGGATGAAAGACCACACGCGCTCGGCCGAAGTGGAGGCGGTCCTCGCGGATCTCTCGGAGGTCACCGACGCGCCGAGCGAGATCTACTCGATGCTGACGAACGCCGACATGACCTACGGCGTCGTCGAGGACCCCGACGGCGACGAAGTAGAGATCACGCAGTCGAACTTCACGAAGCTCCAGACGAACCCGGACCGGGAGTTCCGCCGCCGGGTTCACGAGACGTTTTACGACGAGTGGGAGGGGGTTCGCAACACGGTCGGTACGTCGCTTAAAAAGGCGGTCCGGAAGCACGCGACTGACGCCGAGATCCGCGGCTACGACTCCGCCCGCGCGGCCGCGCTCGACGGGTCGAACGTTCCGGTGGAGGTGTACGACACGCTCGTCGAGACCGTCGACGAGAACCTCGGCGTGCTCCACCGCCACGCCGACCTGAAGGCGCGGGCGCTCGGCGTCGACCAGTTGGAGAGCCACGACTTGTACATGTCGCTGACAGGCGATCAGGGGCCGGACGTCGAGTACGAGCAGGCCCGCGAGTGGGTGATCGAGGCGGTCGCGCCGCTCGGCGAGGCGTACCAAGAGCGGATGGCCGAGGGGCTCGACTCGCGGTGGGTGGACGTCTACGAGAACCGGGGGAAACGCTCCGGGGCGTTCTCGTCGGGCACGTACGACACCCAGCCGTTCATCATGATGAACTACCAGGACGACATCGCCTCGATGTACACGCTGGCCCACGAGCTCGGCCACTCGATGCACTCGGAGCTGGCCGGCGACGCCCAGCCGTGGCACGACGCGAGCTACGATATCTTCGTCGCGGAGATCGCCTCCACGGTCAACGAGACGCTCCTCACCCACCACCTGCTCGACACGGTGGAAGACGACGAGTTGCGCACCCACATCCTCGACGAGTACCTCGAACGCTTCCGGTCGACGCTCTTCCGGCAGACGATGTTCGCGACGTTCGAACAGCAGATTCACGAGCGCGTGGAGGCCGGCGACGCGCTCACCCCCGACGCCTTCGACGAGATATACGCCGACCTGAAAGGCGACTACTACGCGCCCGCCGACCTGACGGGCGGCGTCGAGCGCGAGTGGCAGCGGATTCCGCACTTCTACTACAACTTCTACGTCTACCAGTACGCGACCGGCATCTCCGCGGCCGCCGCCATCGTCGAGCGCGTCTTAGACGAGGGCGAACCCGCGGCCGCCGACTACCGCGAGATGCTGGCCGCGGGCGGCTCCGACTACCCCCTCGACGTGGTGGAACTGGCCGGGATCGACATGGCCTCGCCCGAGCCGATCGAGTCGGCGGTCGGGATCTACGACGACTACCTCGGCGAGATCGCGTCGCTGCTCGATCTGGCGTAGCCGCGTCAC
This genomic window from Halorubrum sp. PV6 contains:
- a CDS encoding type II toxin-antitoxin system death-on-curing family toxin — its product is MADSLWYPSVDDVVAIHDDIVAEYPDTPAGVRNHGDIEFALNYIEKGSFGSAPETVHEKAYNLLRLLVANHPFVDANKRTALNVTAVFYFLNGYRFEYDSEVRTILKAFGTDEAAVDEEDTTEYLRFHTEELDLAGEIDEWRDELVQYGLAELTGDSSDPND
- a CDS encoding PAS domain-containing protein, translating into MTLRPTDCSTDTLRDVSEDDEYGATRGASEAGSAADPARAGESSDTNETRRRGQSASPGADRFVAAVAVDGEVLFAGPAVPAVLGVDRGALVGEDLLARVHPNDRGPVADAISAVATERVVTHRLRHANGGFVWVESVVDEELAPEFGGRVVTARRVDRDAAFPERFQKFLEYGSDLVTVVDADGRVRYESPSVEEVLGYEQGSTVGRSPLGYVHPDDRERVTEQFYRALSDPDESPTLEYRYRTADGDWVWLESRTRSLPADAEVGRLLINSRDVSERKERERRLTDRNEQLDRFASIVSHDLRNPLAVIRGSMEMAQLKDDTEPLERGERAVDRIDQLVSELLTLARQGSGIDDPTEFALGAVARDAWDTAGGDDADLVVGADATIRGDRGRLRQAFENLFRNAVEHAAPEAVGETEGGRGDENGADSLTVVVTATDGGFLVADDGPGVDADHRESVFEPGFTTCEDGTGYGLDIVREVVESHGWTVDLCDGDAAPASSEGVTVPDGACFVFSGPGPDADSERPLWIDGR
- the rimI gene encoding ribosomal protein S18-alanine N-acetyltransferase, with amino-acid sequence MTPVDATLRPVERADLLAVVRIERACFGDPWPYDAFERLLEEPAFLVAEREGAVVGYVVADATPNHGRDIGHIKDLAVHPEARERGIGRTLLRSALVRLRTVGVAVVRLEVRESNGVARSLYADEGFEPIRRISNYYRDGEDALVLVVDLAEWGDEQRGNSG
- the pepF gene encoding oligoendopeptidase F, encoding MSSVPERSDIDAAYKWDLQDIYASDEAWETAFEAVSERVEEVADYEGRVTDDAATLLELLELREDIFRDLQQVMTYAQLRSAEDTRNQEYQAMSARASALGSEASSAISYLEPELQSLTEADVASFIDDEPELAAYDHYLDDVLRMKDHTRSAEVEAVLADLSEVTDAPSEIYSMLTNADMTYGVVEDPDGDEVEITQSNFTKLQTNPDREFRRRVHETFYDEWEGVRNTVGTSLKKAVRKHATDAEIRGYDSARAAALDGSNVPVEVYDTLVETVDENLGVLHRHADLKARALGVDQLESHDLYMSLTGDQGPDVEYEQAREWVIEAVAPLGEAYQERMAEGLDSRWVDVYENRGKRSGAFSSGTYDTQPFIMMNYQDDIASMYTLAHELGHSMHSELAGDAQPWHDASYDIFVAEIASTVNETLLTHHLLDTVEDDELRTHILDEYLERFRSTLFRQTMFATFEQQIHERVEAGDALTPDAFDEIYADLKGDYYAPADLTGGVEREWQRIPHFYYNFYVYQYATGISAAAAIVERVLDEGEPAAADYREMLAAGGSDYPLDVVELAGIDMASPEPIESAVGIYDDYLGEIASLLDLA